In Sporosarcina psychrophila, a genomic segment contains:
- a CDS encoding cobalamin-binding protein yields the protein MKLVSICPSNTELLAYLGLIDQLVAVDDFSDWPSGINSLPKLGPDLSIDMDKLELYEPDLVLASLSVPGMEKNIAELEKRMIPHLVLDPQSLDDIAEDLLTVGKACGIEEHALQIKEEYLLFIQDMKKRAETVEVTPSLYWEWWPKPVFTPGKINWLTEISTISGALNEFRDVEFASVQTDWEDVLNRAPDYILLAWVGVRINKVKKEVVLKRPGWKELDAVKSDRLSVMEEELYCRPSPRLLEGALKLAKMIHPEIYADLQLPQWVRNA from the coding sequence ATGAAACTTGTATCGATTTGCCCGAGTAATACGGAACTACTTGCCTACCTTGGCCTCATTGATCAACTCGTTGCAGTTGATGATTTTTCTGATTGGCCTAGCGGAATCAATTCTTTACCCAAATTAGGGCCTGACTTGTCGATTGATATGGACAAATTGGAATTGTATGAACCTGACTTAGTGCTTGCATCGCTCAGTGTTCCCGGAATGGAAAAAAACATCGCAGAACTCGAGAAGCGAATGATTCCACACTTAGTATTAGATCCACAAAGCCTGGATGATATCGCAGAAGATCTGTTAACTGTCGGAAAAGCATGTGGAATTGAAGAACACGCACTTCAAATTAAAGAAGAGTATTTATTATTTATTCAAGACATGAAAAAACGTGCCGAAACTGTCGAAGTTACCCCTTCTTTATACTGGGAGTGGTGGCCAAAGCCTGTATTTACACCTGGAAAAATTAATTGGCTGACTGAAATAAGCACTATTTCCGGAGCTTTGAATGAATTTCGCGACGTCGAATTTGCCAGTGTTCAGACTGACTGGGAGGATGTACTAAATAGAGCACCTGATTACATCCTTCTAGCTTGGGTCGGAGTACGAATCAATAAAGTGAAAAAAGAAGTTGTTCTGAAACGGCCCGGTTGGAAAGAGTTGGACGCCGTGAAAAGTGACCGCCTTTCAGTAATGGAAGAAGAACTGTATTGTCGCCCTTCCCCGCGGCTCCTTGAAGGCGCTTTGAAATTAGCCAAAATGATTCACCCGGAAATTTATGCGGATTTACAACTACCGCAGTGGGTTAGAAACGCGTAA
- the rpsD gene encoding 30S ribosomal protein S4 — MARYTGPSWKLSRRLGISLTGTGKEIEKRPYGPGQHGPNQRIKLSEYGKQLQEKQKLRFMFGVNERQFKTMFIKAGKMPGKHGVNFMILLETRLDNIVYRMGLARTRRASRQLVNHGHIMVDGKRVDIPSFSVKPGQEISFREKSQNLDTVNESLEVNSYVPEYVTFNKDTKVGQFVRMPERSELAAEINESLIVEFYSR; from the coding sequence ATGGCTCGTTATACAGGTCCATCATGGAAACTTTCCCGTCGTCTTGGGATTTCACTTACAGGCACAGGAAAAGAAATCGAAAAACGCCCTTACGGTCCAGGACAACACGGTCCTAACCAACGCATAAAACTTTCTGAGTACGGAAAGCAATTACAAGAAAAACAAAAACTTCGTTTTATGTTTGGCGTAAACGAACGTCAATTCAAAACGATGTTCATCAAAGCAGGTAAAATGCCTGGTAAACACGGTGTTAACTTCATGATTCTTCTTGAGACTCGTCTTGATAACATTGTATACCGCATGGGTCTTGCACGCACACGTCGTGCATCACGCCAACTTGTAAACCACGGCCATATCATGGTTGATGGTAAACGCGTTGATATCCCTTCTTTCAGCGTTAAACCTGGTCAAGAAATTTCTTTCCGTGAGAAATCTCAAAACCTTGATACTGTAAATGAATCGCTTGAAGTGAACAGCTATGTTCCTGAATACGTAACATTCAACAAAGACACTAAAGTCGGTCAATTCGTCCGCATGCCTGAGCGCAGCGAACTTGCAGCAGAAATTAACGAATCACTTATCGTTGAATTCTACTCTCGTTAA
- a CDS encoding GGDEF domain-containing protein, whose product MTDHQLTMLKIKSDLMDLWTKDTALQSYEQWFKALKPKLNHHFNIAQADFFIYANNSFVALKGHKSVSKREQALVFDALKTGKAFSHDSLISRVRETGFSYADDFLLFRNLKSEPLGLLVLKSTNKWNAFATSPFLHELEKAVSDLIEIVKKMVFLIKEEKSSKRLFGVTELFNSTMQSNVILDVVVSAISKNFPSSEVGLLLSHDQKGVTNNYKLIDYMNERPSAMNAFVSGETTKEVMPELSCRLINAPIRGRQGIYGVLQIKAPIDLVFSSTQKKFISMVVNTAGSALEKAILHDQSHRVIEDLQLVNETSKKLNSNMHFGEMTAFLKQQLLKAFRPAEIAFVFNNEQDGYDLSQLSSDFFRTESGKNYIEFSSKYLRSGKEALFDANFSRTMNESIGYESIIAIPIVNQEVLTGFVVLLHMDQYFFSFDSFKLMQSLIGHSSLALANSVLRDQLQELVDKDHLTKLYTRSYVDKIIEKSIVDDEMGVFVLVDVDDFKKINDTYGHVTGDDVLKQIATIILAEVSGRGVAGRWGGEEIAIFLPLTEFQEGALFAERLVKLIPAATEPSITVSIGMHNWTSKRQSTYKELFQHTDKALYIAKNNGKNQVVIHEETSYTFS is encoded by the coding sequence GTGACGGATCATCAATTGACGATGTTGAAAATTAAAAGCGATTTGATGGATTTATGGACCAAAGATACTGCTTTGCAATCGTATGAACAATGGTTTAAGGCGTTGAAACCAAAACTAAATCACCATTTTAATATTGCACAAGCGGATTTTTTCATATATGCGAATAATAGTTTTGTGGCACTTAAAGGTCATAAGTCCGTTTCTAAGAGAGAACAAGCCTTGGTATTTGATGCACTTAAAACCGGAAAAGCGTTTAGCCATGATTCTTTAATCTCGCGAGTTAGAGAGACAGGTTTTAGCTATGCCGATGACTTTCTTCTGTTCCGGAATTTGAAATCTGAACCACTCGGATTGCTGGTTCTGAAATCTACTAATAAATGGAACGCATTTGCTACATCGCCATTTTTACATGAACTTGAAAAGGCGGTAAGCGACCTCATTGAGATAGTAAAGAAAATGGTTTTTCTTATAAAAGAGGAAAAAAGCTCCAAGCGTTTGTTCGGAGTCACCGAATTATTCAATTCAACAATGCAAAGTAATGTGATTTTAGATGTCGTAGTCTCTGCGATATCTAAAAATTTCCCGTCATCTGAAGTGGGACTTCTTTTATCACATGATCAAAAAGGGGTGACGAATAACTATAAGTTAATTGATTACATGAACGAAAGACCGTCTGCGATGAATGCGTTTGTATCGGGTGAAACGACAAAGGAAGTAATGCCTGAATTGTCATGCAGGCTGATTAATGCACCAATTAGAGGAAGACAAGGTATCTATGGTGTGTTGCAAATTAAAGCACCAATTGACCTCGTTTTTTCATCGACACAGAAAAAGTTTATCAGTATGGTAGTAAACACAGCAGGAAGTGCACTGGAAAAAGCGATTCTACATGATCAATCCCACCGTGTTATCGAAGATTTACAACTTGTCAATGAAACGTCGAAAAAATTGAATAGCAATATGCATTTTGGAGAAATGACAGCATTTTTGAAACAGCAATTGCTGAAAGCGTTTCGGCCAGCAGAAATTGCATTTGTTTTTAACAATGAACAAGATGGTTATGACCTCTCTCAATTAAGTTCAGATTTTTTTCGTACGGAATCAGGCAAGAATTATATTGAATTCTCATCGAAATACTTGAGGAGTGGCAAAGAAGCTTTATTTGATGCGAATTTTAGCCGCACCATGAACGAATCTATTGGTTACGAGTCAATCATAGCGATTCCGATTGTGAATCAAGAGGTACTTACGGGTTTCGTTGTACTACTGCATATGGATCAATACTTCTTTTCATTCGACAGCTTCAAACTCATGCAATCACTTATTGGCCACTCTTCGCTTGCGCTTGCGAACTCGGTATTACGCGACCAGTTACAGGAACTTGTTGATAAAGATCACTTAACCAAACTTTATACAAGGAGTTACGTAGATAAGATTATTGAAAAGTCGATTGTTGATGATGAAATGGGTGTGTTTGTTCTCGTAGATGTCGATGACTTCAAGAAGATAAACGACACATATGGTCATGTTACTGGTGATGATGTGCTGAAGCAGATCGCTACCATCATACTTGCAGAGGTATCCGGTAGAGGGGTTGCGGGAAGATGGGGTGGAGAGGAAATCGCTATCTTTTTGCCGTTGACAGAATTTCAAGAAGGGGCATTATTTGCGGAACGACTAGTTAAACTTATTCCTGCTGCCACTGAACCCTCAATTACGGTATCGATAGGGATGCATAACTGGACGTCTAAAAGACAGTCGACTTATAAAGAACTGTTTCAGCATACTGACAAAGCACTGTATATAGCGAAAAATAACGGTAAAAACCAAGTGGTAATCCATGAAGAAACCAGTTATACCTTTTCCTAA
- the megL gene encoding methionine gamma-lyase has protein sequence MDKKNLHKDTIVIHEGYDDKEHQGSLAVPLYQTSTFSFETALQGENRFSGVEGGNIYSRLGNPTVRVLEERMTALENGKGALAFGSGMAAVSTILVHLTKSGDHILCSRGIYGCTFGLLGMLNEKYNISHDLIQMKTEEEIERAITPETVCIYIETPINPTMELVDIQAVVNVAKRHGLRVVVDNTFSSPYLQNPLDFGADFVLHSATKYINGHGDVIAGLLVGADKEEMESIRMSVQKDFGGIISPFDAWLLIRGLKTLSVRMERHTSNAEKVIAYLKGQKLVEEIYYPFDKDNPQYEIAKRQMRAGGGLISFTVKGGKEGAQLFMDSLSLIKIAVSLGDAETLIQHPATMTHSVIPEAERLQMGITDSLLRLSVGLEHAEDLIADFKAAFAIMETVITERA, from the coding sequence ATGGACAAAAAAAACCTTCACAAAGATACGATTGTCATTCATGAGGGATATGATGATAAGGAACATCAGGGGAGTTTAGCGGTGCCACTTTACCAAACATCGACCTTCTCGTTTGAAACAGCATTGCAAGGGGAGAATCGCTTTTCAGGTGTAGAGGGAGGGAACATTTACTCTAGGCTTGGTAATCCGACTGTCCGCGTGTTAGAAGAGCGTATGACAGCTCTTGAGAACGGAAAAGGTGCACTTGCGTTTGGTTCGGGGATGGCAGCAGTCAGTACGATTCTCGTCCACTTGACGAAATCGGGTGATCATATTCTGTGTTCACGTGGAATTTATGGCTGCACATTTGGACTTCTTGGTATGCTGAATGAGAAATACAATATCTCGCATGACCTTATTCAGATGAAGACAGAAGAAGAGATTGAACGGGCTATTACACCGGAAACGGTCTGTATATATATTGAAACGCCTATCAATCCAACAATGGAACTTGTCGATATTCAGGCGGTCGTAAATGTAGCTAAACGTCATGGACTTCGAGTTGTAGTAGACAATACTTTTTCGTCGCCCTATTTGCAAAATCCGCTCGATTTCGGTGCGGACTTCGTTTTGCATAGCGCAACAAAGTATATTAACGGTCACGGAGATGTCATAGCTGGGCTTCTTGTCGGAGCCGACAAAGAAGAGATGGAGTCAATTCGTATGTCTGTGCAGAAAGATTTCGGAGGCATCATATCGCCATTCGATGCTTGGCTTTTAATCCGCGGATTAAAAACGCTATCGGTTCGCATGGAGCGCCATACCTCGAATGCGGAAAAAGTGATAGCTTATTTAAAAGGTCAGAAGCTTGTTGAAGAAATCTATTATCCGTTCGATAAAGACAATCCACAATATGAAATAGCGAAACGTCAAATGAGAGCAGGAGGCGGCCTGATTTCATTTACAGTTAAAGGTGGTAAAGAAGGGGCTCAGCTATTCATGGATAGCCTTTCTCTCATTAAGATTGCAGTCAGCCTAGGAGACGCAGAAACGCTTATCCAGCATCCTGCGACGATGACACATTCTGTTATTCCTGAGGCGGAGCGACTACAGATGGGTATCACTGATTCTTTACTAAGGCTTTCAGTCGGTCTTGAACATGCCGAGGATCTCATAGCTGACTTCAAGGCGGCATTCGCAATCATGGAGACAGTGATTACCGAGCGGGCTTAA
- a CDS encoding GAF domain-containing protein, with the protein MFQEIDYATDLKVKYEQLSSQLDALLTGERNMYANLSNASALLNQFFDRINWVGFYLMDDGELVLGPFQGLPACIRIPLGRGVCGTAAETKKSIIVSDVNAFPGHIACDAASQSEVVIPILKDGVLLGVLDIDSPELNRFTKEDQAGLEHLVEVLVKHL; encoded by the coding sequence TTGTTTCAAGAAATTGACTATGCCACTGATTTAAAAGTGAAATATGAACAACTTTCAAGTCAATTGGACGCATTGTTGACGGGTGAGAGAAATATGTACGCAAACTTGAGCAACGCTTCTGCTTTACTCAATCAATTTTTCGACCGCATCAATTGGGTCGGTTTTTACTTAATGGATGACGGAGAACTGGTGCTTGGTCCTTTCCAAGGTCTTCCAGCGTGCATTCGTATTCCCCTTGGAAGAGGCGTCTGCGGAACAGCTGCTGAAACAAAAAAATCCATTATCGTATCGGACGTCAATGCTTTCCCAGGACATATTGCATGCGATGCAGCTTCCCAGTCTGAAGTTGTCATTCCTATTTTAAAAGATGGTGTCTTACTAGGTGTCCTTGACATCGACAGCCCCGAGCTGAATCGCTTCACAAAAGAAGATCAGGCTGGACTGGAACATCTTGTCGAGGTACTAGTCAAACATCTTTGA
- the ezrA gene encoding septation ring formation regulator EzrA — MKIIIIAILVVIILTTIAFLFRRKHIQEIGRLEQEKLQIQHKPILEEMTKVKQLNMTGETEEKFERWRSEWTELMDVHMPKIDTLLFDVEDVVDRFRFRKATGLEKEIQEKVRFCDKKMNNILQELNELVGSEEKNRIEMEKLKEQHRAARKAVLAHQHSFGMTANPLEKELESFNPKFAEYDELTANGNYLLAREIVMALSAKGDHVFTLIHEIPSLLSEIQSKIPASIRELRNGTREMEEQSYYLQHLELTKQLRTIEIELEELLLKMADLQIESVQQCTSEINDRIDSFYDALENEVNAKHYVDEYYNQIAERLHAITILTRETSDEAAFVQQSYRMDEKEAQIPQLALKKLGSLDKRFGVLIYRLEEQLSAYSGLQEELQSIFEELEQIAVEQESFTNRMKNLRIDENNVRTKLDELSRKLQNSERMLHKGNIPGIPDDMEARLEEADEQIYIVTQSLQEVPLNMSLVDSYLENAGKAINDVSIKVEEMLENVLLIEWIIQYGNRYRASNPEVHARLLDAEESFRQFRYAKALEEAATAVEEMEPGAMKRIEELVKEHV, encoded by the coding sequence ATGAAAATCATCATCATTGCCATACTAGTAGTTATTATATTAACGACAATCGCCTTCTTATTCAGGCGTAAACATATCCAGGAAATTGGTCGGTTGGAGCAGGAGAAACTACAAATTCAACACAAACCTATCTTAGAAGAGATGACAAAAGTGAAACAACTGAACATGACAGGCGAAACCGAAGAGAAATTCGAACGGTGGCGTAGCGAATGGACAGAATTGATGGACGTACATATGCCAAAAATCGATACATTATTATTTGATGTAGAGGATGTAGTAGATCGTTTCCGTTTTAGAAAAGCAACAGGATTAGAGAAAGAAATTCAAGAGAAAGTTCGATTTTGCGATAAAAAAATGAATAATATTTTGCAAGAGCTAAACGAACTCGTTGGCAGTGAAGAAAAAAATCGCATTGAGATGGAAAAATTAAAAGAGCAGCATCGTGCCGCTCGCAAAGCGGTACTCGCTCATCAACATTCGTTTGGGATGACAGCGAATCCACTTGAAAAGGAACTGGAATCATTTAACCCGAAATTCGCAGAATATGACGAGTTGACAGCGAATGGCAATTATTTGTTGGCACGGGAAATTGTCATGGCATTATCAGCAAAGGGAGATCATGTTTTTACGTTAATCCACGAGATCCCATCGTTGCTTTCTGAAATACAAAGCAAAATTCCAGCATCGATTCGTGAACTGCGAAATGGAACGAGAGAGATGGAAGAACAGTCCTATTATTTGCAACACCTAGAACTGACAAAACAACTTAGAACAATTGAGATTGAACTTGAAGAACTATTGTTAAAAATGGCTGATCTTCAAATTGAATCTGTTCAACAGTGTACAAGTGAAATAAATGATCGCATTGATTCATTTTACGATGCGCTTGAAAATGAAGTGAATGCAAAGCATTATGTAGATGAGTACTACAATCAAATTGCTGAGAGGCTTCACGCAATAACGATATTGACAAGAGAAACTTCAGACGAGGCGGCTTTTGTTCAGCAAAGTTATCGAATGGATGAAAAAGAAGCACAAATTCCACAGCTGGCTCTCAAAAAGTTAGGTTCTCTCGACAAACGATTTGGTGTGCTTATTTATAGGCTTGAGGAACAATTATCTGCTTATTCGGGATTACAGGAAGAGTTGCAATCCATTTTTGAAGAACTAGAGCAAATTGCTGTTGAACAGGAAAGTTTCACAAATCGTATGAAAAACTTGCGGATTGATGAAAATAATGTTCGAACTAAACTGGATGAACTGTCGCGTAAATTACAAAATTCAGAACGTATGCTACATAAGGGGAATATCCCAGGTATACCAGATGATATGGAAGCACGTCTTGAAGAAGCAGATGAACAAATTTATATTGTGACACAAAGTTTACAGGAAGTACCGCTTAATATGAGTCTTGTCGATTCTTATTTGGAGAACGCAGGGAAAGCTATAAATGATGTATCTATAAAAGTTGAAGAGATGCTTGAGAATGTATTACTGATTGAGTGGATCATCCAATATGGAAACAGATACCGTGCATCCAATCCGGAAGTTCACGCCCGCTTGTTAGATGCTGAAGAGTCATTCAGACAATTCCGTTATGCAAAAGCATTGGAAGAAGCAGCGACAGCGGTTGAAGAAATGGAACCGGGTGCTATGAAACGAATTGAAGAACTTGTGAAAGAACATGTCTGA
- a CDS encoding cysteine desulfurase family protein: MIYFDNSATTAPDEGVLTSFIEVNKRFFANPASIHLAGKEAEALLERSREQILSILGAHDGELLFTSGGTEANNLAVIGFARALRARGNHLITTKIEHPSVLHSMGYLETQGFEVDYLSVDEQGMISVEELKSKLRKDTILVSIMHVNNEIGTIQPIAECARLIKENTRALFHSDAVQSFGKLPVSLTGDGPDAITISAHKINGLKGSGILALRKGMAPEAISYGGGQESGIRNGTVSVANAVTMAKAIRMSAIEIEQKDFRQWRNRLIGFIGQFENVRVLAPDKAAPHILAVAFYKVKGEVAVNFFQENGITISTSSACSSKSGTAGHVIEAIGVNGKFKNGVIRISFGKNNIEQHVVEFEQVFARFMELLGRGNK; this comes from the coding sequence ATGATTTATTTTGATAATAGCGCTACAACAGCTCCTGATGAGGGTGTGCTTACATCTTTCATAGAAGTGAACAAGCGCTTTTTTGCGAATCCCGCTTCAATACATCTTGCTGGAAAGGAAGCCGAGGCGCTTCTTGAACGATCGAGAGAACAGATCCTATCGATTCTTGGTGCACATGATGGAGAGCTTTTATTCACATCGGGTGGTACGGAAGCCAATAATTTAGCGGTAATCGGTTTTGCACGTGCTTTGCGTGCTAGAGGCAACCATCTCATCACAACAAAAATTGAACATCCATCTGTTCTTCATTCAATGGGATATTTAGAGACGCAAGGGTTTGAAGTGGATTATTTGTCAGTTGATGAGCAAGGAATGATCTCTGTTGAAGAGTTGAAAAGTAAACTTCGGAAAGATACAATACTTGTCAGTATTATGCATGTCAATAATGAAATCGGTACAATACAGCCAATTGCTGAATGTGCACGCCTCATTAAAGAAAATACAAGAGCACTATTTCATTCGGATGCTGTTCAAAGTTTCGGAAAACTACCCGTTTCGTTAACTGGAGATGGTCCGGACGCAATAACGATTTCAGCCCATAAAATTAATGGCTTGAAAGGTTCGGGCATACTAGCATTAAGAAAAGGAATGGCACCAGAAGCAATTAGTTATGGCGGCGGCCAGGAAAGTGGTATTCGCAACGGTACCGTATCCGTAGCGAATGCAGTGACGATGGCAAAGGCGATACGGATGAGTGCGATAGAAATCGAGCAGAAGGATTTCAGGCAATGGAGAAATCGGCTTATAGGCTTTATCGGGCAATTTGAGAACGTTCGTGTACTTGCCCCTGATAAGGCAGCACCGCATATTTTAGCTGTCGCTTTTTATAAAGTAAAAGGGGAAGTTGCAGTTAATTTCTTTCAAGAAAACGGTATTACAATTTCTACATCTAGCGCTTGTTCATCGAAAAGTGGCACTGCGGGGCATGTAATAGAAGCTATAGGTGTTAATGGGAAATTTAAAAACGGAGTAATCCGTATCAGCTTTGGAAAAAATAATATAGAACAGCATGTAGTGGAATTCGAGCAAGTATTTGCACGGTTCATGGAACTGCTTGGAAGGGGAAATAAGTAA
- the thiI gene encoding tRNA uracil 4-sulfurtransferase ThiI, with the protein MEWNELLIRYGEISLKGRNRNVFVKKLRNNIKDALSDLKTVIIKPERDRMFLFAEDKSDMEEAIARLPHIFGIQSFSPVAKCEATLEAIKEKALEIIGANETAGKTFKVEVRRTDKRFPLVTNELQLEIGSHVLRSFPDLIVQMKKPDIVLLIDIRIEGAFLTAKVYEGAGGMPVGSNGHSILMLSGGIDSPVAGYLMMKRGVSIDAIHFASPPFTSDLAKKKVMDLAEKLSSFGAAVRLHIIPFTEIQQAIVSQVPDNVSMTTTRRLMLQIADKVREEEGALAIVTGESLGQVASQTLESLTAINAVTSSPILRPLIATDKLDIIDIAQKIGTYDISIRPYEDCCTIFSPSNPKTKPKLEKVAYYESFTDFEPMIEEAIEKRLIVELPLQQKDDFEDLL; encoded by the coding sequence ATGGAATGGAACGAACTATTGATACGCTATGGAGAGATATCATTAAAGGGACGAAACAGGAATGTATTCGTCAAGAAATTAAGAAACAATATTAAAGATGCTTTGAGTGATTTGAAAACGGTAATCATTAAACCTGAACGTGATCGCATGTTTCTTTTTGCGGAAGACAAAAGCGATATGGAAGAAGCGATAGCTCGTTTGCCACATATTTTCGGCATTCAATCTTTCAGTCCAGTTGCAAAATGTGAAGCGACGCTTGAAGCGATTAAAGAAAAAGCCTTAGAAATCATTGGGGCAAACGAAACAGCTGGAAAAACGTTTAAAGTTGAAGTGAGACGTACAGACAAAAGGTTTCCGCTTGTGACAAACGAGTTGCAGCTAGAAATTGGGTCACATGTGTTACGTAGCTTCCCAGACCTCATTGTGCAAATGAAAAAACCTGATATCGTGCTACTCATTGATATTAGAATAGAAGGAGCTTTCTTAACAGCTAAAGTATATGAAGGTGCAGGCGGTATGCCGGTAGGTTCAAATGGACATTCAATTCTAATGCTTTCAGGTGGTATCGATAGCCCAGTTGCAGGCTATCTTATGATGAAGCGCGGTGTGTCGATTGATGCAATTCACTTTGCCAGTCCGCCATTCACAAGTGATTTGGCTAAAAAGAAAGTGATGGACCTTGCAGAGAAGTTAAGTTCATTCGGAGCAGCAGTTAGGCTTCATATAATACCATTCACTGAAATCCAACAAGCGATTGTCAGTCAAGTACCTGATAATGTTTCAATGACGACAACGCGGAGATTAATGCTTCAAATTGCTGATAAAGTGCGTGAAGAAGAAGGTGCGCTCGCAATTGTAACAGGGGAAAGCCTTGGACAAGTTGCTAGTCAAACGCTCGAAAGCTTAACGGCTATTAACGCTGTGACCTCTTCCCCTATTTTGCGCCCGCTCATTGCAACGGACAAACTGGATATTATAGATATTGCCCAAAAGATTGGCACATACGACATTTCAATTAGACCCTATGAAGATTGCTGCACAATCTTCTCGCCTTCAAACCCGAAAACAAAACCAAAGCTTGAAAAAGTAGCTTATTATGAAAGCTTTACTGATTTCGAGCCAATGATTGAAGAAGCGATTGAAAAACGACTAATCGTTGAACTACCACTTCAACAAAAGGACGACTTCGAAGACCTTCTTTAA
- a CDS encoding alpha/beta-type small acid-soluble spore protein, whose amino-acid sequence MANNNSGNSNQLVVPGVRQALDQMKNEIAAEFGVQMGPDASSRANGSVGGEITKRLVRQAQQQMNGNK is encoded by the coding sequence ATGGCGAACAACAACAGCGGCAACTCGAATCAGCTAGTAGTTCCAGGCGTAAGACAAGCACTTGATCAAATGAAAAATGAAATTGCAGCAGAATTTGGCGTACAAATGGGGCCAGACGCATCATCGCGTGCCAACGGATCCGTCGGCGGAGAAATTACTAAGCGATTAGTGCGTCAGGCGCAACAACAAATGAATGGCAATAAATAA
- a CDS encoding alpha/beta-type small acid-soluble spore protein: MPNNNSGNSNQLVVPGVRQALDQMKNEIAAEFGVQMGPDASSRANGSVGGEITKRLVRQAQQQMSGYQK, from the coding sequence ATGCCAAACAACAACAGTGGTAATTCAAATCAGTTAGTAGTTCCAGGCGTAAGACAAGCACTGGATCAAATGAAAAATGAAATTGCAGCAGAATTTGGTGTACAAATGGGACCAGATGCATCATCACGTGCTAATGGTTCGGTCGGTGGAGAAATTACAAAACGACTAGTGCGTCAAGCGCAACAACAAATGAGCGGGTACCAAAAATAA
- a CDS encoding alpha/beta-type small acid-soluble spore protein, which yields MANNNSSNNSNQLLVPGVRQALDQMKNEIATEFGVQMGPDASARANGSVGGEITKRLVRQAQEQMKGH from the coding sequence ATGGCGAACAACAACAGCAGCAACAACTCGAATCAGCTATTAGTTCCAGGCGTACGACAAGCATTGGATCAAATGAAAAATGAGATCGCAACAGAATTTGGCGTACAAATGGGACCAGATGCATCAGCGCGTGCCAACGGATCCGTCGGCGGAGAAATTACAAAGCGCTTAGTGCGACAGGCTCAAGAACAGATGAAGGGTCACTAA